In a single window of the Bacteroidia bacterium genome:
- a CDS encoding ABC transporter substrate-binding protein, which translates to MKKLCLIAFLFGALAWILQGCGGSEQKSGGIKVNRVKTIIKHERSEPKGLNPITTADATSTYIHQLLFDKLIDLNYQTLELDKKVLCQDYSFSEDNLTLTFTLKPNIHFADNHPITAEDVVFTVKCIVNPLIDAQPKRADMKYLKDCVAKDKRTVVFTFKKVAYDNLFKVTNYLFVLPKHFYDKENLSDRYTVAEAIEAWEKKIDNTSLEKFKPFAEHFSRQEFNRDPNFILGSGRYVVKEWDPGKHVMLIKNVNYWNKGSKEPNFIQGMDTLYFKIITDVNAAFIALKSGEIDFSDHFKPSQMQKDMEDPFFKQNFEKRSEVYPKYTYIGWNMNVKGNPEKNFFADKKVRQAMAHLIDPKMLKEKVLYGMAEPVKSMIFFKRPEYNKELPDIPFDINKAKQLLVEAGWKDTDNNGWIDKEINGKKVDFRFELAYPNENEVRKSIAMILQPIFKQVGIELTPRGYDWGAFLDRCKNHELEAWIGGWVYDANEQDLYSVFHSSQIDGGYNYGCFQSKKADELLSAIPLEIDTQKRYALHKALQAVLHEEQPYRMLFAETSRIAYNKRLSNDRWYAQRPTYDIAEFYPRSLQPN; encoded by the coding sequence ATGAAAAAGCTGTGCTTAATAGCGTTCCTGTTTGGTGCTTTAGCTTGGATTTTACAAGGCTGCGGTGGTTCCGAACAAAAGTCAGGTGGAATTAAAGTAAATCGTGTAAAAACAATTATTAAGCATGAACGGAGCGAACCCAAAGGATTAAACCCTATCACTACTGCTGACGCTACCTCTACCTACATTCATCAGCTCCTGTTTGATAAATTGATTGATCTAAACTACCAAACTCTAGAACTGGATAAAAAAGTGCTTTGCCAAGATTATTCTTTTTCTGAAGATAATCTTACACTTACTTTTACTTTAAAACCAAACATTCATTTTGCAGATAATCACCCGATTACAGCGGAAGATGTTGTTTTTACTGTAAAGTGTATAGTCAATCCGTTAATAGATGCTCAACCTAAACGAGCAGATATGAAGTACCTCAAAGATTGTGTGGCAAAAGATAAAAGAACCGTAGTCTTTACCTTCAAAAAGGTAGCTTATGATAACCTGTTCAAGGTAACGAATTACCTTTTTGTACTTCCTAAGCACTTCTATGATAAGGAAAATTTATCTGACAGGTACACCGTAGCGGAAGCTATTGAAGCTTGGGAAAAAAAGATAGATAATACATCTCTTGAAAAGTTCAAACCTTTTGCTGAACATTTTTCTAGACAAGAATTTAATCGAGACCCCAATTTTATCCTGGGTTCAGGAAGATATGTAGTAAAAGAATGGGACCCAGGTAAGCATGTTATGTTAATTAAAAACGTAAATTATTGGAACAAAGGTAGCAAAGAGCCTAATTTTATTCAAGGAATGGACACTTTGTATTTCAAGATAATTACAGATGTCAATGCTGCTTTTATTGCACTTAAATCAGGAGAAATTGACTTTTCAGACCATTTCAAGCCCTCTCAAATGCAAAAAGACATGGAAGATCCCTTCTTTAAGCAAAATTTTGAAAAACGTAGTGAAGTGTACCCTAAATACACCTATATCGGTTGGAACATGAATGTCAAGGGAAATCCTGAAAAAAACTTCTTTGCTGACAAGAAGGTTCGCCAAGCTATGGCACATTTGATTGACCCAAAAATGCTCAAAGAAAAGGTACTCTACGGTATGGCTGAACCTGTAAAGTCTATGATTTTTTTCAAACGACCTGAATATAATAAGGAATTGCCCGACATTCCTTTTGATATAAATAAAGCTAAGCAACTCTTAGTGGAAGCAGGCTGGAAAGATACAGACAATAATGGCTGGATAGACAAAGAAATCAATGGCAAAAAAGTAGATTTTAGGTTTGAACTAGCTTATCCGAATGAAAATGAGGTAAGAAAAAGTATTGCTATGATTTTACAGCCCATATTTAAACAAGTGGGTATTGAACTTACTCCTCGTGGATATGATTGGGGCGCTTTTCTTGACCGATGCAAAAATCATGAGCTAGAAGCCTGGATAGGGGGCTGGGTCTACGATGCAAACGAACAAGATTTATACAGCGTTTTTCACTCTTCTCAAATAGATGGAGGATATAACTATGGATGCTTCCAATCTAAAAAAGCAGATGAGCTACTTAGCGCTATTCCTTTAGAAATAGATACACAAAAACGCTACGCTTTACATAAAGCCCTCCAAGCAGTTCTACATGAAGAACAACCTTACAGAATGCTATTCGCAGAAACTTCTCGTATAGCCTATAACAAGCGCCTATCTAATGATAGATGGTACGCCCAAAGACCTACCTACGACATTGCAGAATTTTACCCTCGTTCTCTTCAACCCAACTAA
- the rdgB gene encoding RdgB/HAM1 family non-canonical purine NTP pyrophosphatase, with protein MRKIVLATRNTHKIEEIKQLLPQIELLTLHDVGLSNVEIPETSETFVQNALLKAKTIFNLCCLPCLADDSGLEVFVLNNRPGIHSAYYSGTRDSQKNVQKLLEEMKYQTNRRARFRTVIAYYDENSFRYFEGIVYGTITDTPKGTQGFGYDPIFIPDGHQKTYAEMSLEEKNAVSHRAKAIQKLADFFTQILNIPTK; from the coding sequence ATGCGTAAGATTGTTCTAGCCACGCGCAATACCCATAAAATTGAAGAAATTAAACAGCTTTTACCTCAAATAGAACTTTTAACCCTACACGATGTTGGTTTATCTAACGTAGAGATACCTGAAACTTCAGAAACCTTTGTCCAAAATGCTTTACTTAAAGCAAAAACAATTTTTAATTTATGCTGCCTTCCTTGTTTAGCTGATGATTCAGGTCTAGAAGTTTTTGTTTTGAATAACCGACCAGGTATCCATTCTGCTTATTACTCAGGAACAAGAGATAGTCAGAAAAATGTACAAAAGTTATTAGAAGAAATGAAGTATCAAACTAATAGAAGAGCAAGATTTAGAACAGTAATTGCGTATTACGATGAAAATAGTTTTCGTTATTTTGAAGGTATAGTATATGGAACAATTACAGATACCCCAAAAGGCACACAAGGTTTTGGCTACGACCCTATTTTTATCCCCGATGGGCACCAAAAGACGTATGCAGAAATGAGTCTAGAGGAAAAAAATGCCGTTAGCCACAGGGCAAAAGCTATACAAAAACTGGCGGATTTCTTTACACAAATTTTGAACATACCTACCAAATGA